Proteins found in one Chloroflexota bacterium genomic segment:
- a CDS encoding PhzF family phenazine biosynthesis protein → MQIEVQIVNAFIDGDIGGNPAGVVLQADGLSGEQKLAVAQQVGLSETAFVSKSDVATIKLEFFTPTRQIAHCGHATIATFSLLRQLNRVPTGQLAKETIDGLREIIVADDQAFMQQLAPRYQAFALTEPIAQQALQSLNITSGDLLNGTVPTLVNTGNSFLIIGLASEQTLVELQADFAQIQQISEQLDLIGYYVFTPATKQTGRSAGTRMFAPRYGIREEAGTGMAAGPLACYLHDQLGLQQTSLLIEQGWLMQPASPSVIEVQLKVVDGAIQSLLAGGRAKVMQTLQVEV, encoded by the coding sequence ATGCAGATTGAAGTGCAGATTGTCAATGCTTTTATTGATGGCGACATTGGTGGTAATCCAGCTGGGGTGGTGTTGCAGGCTGATGGATTGAGTGGTGAGCAGAAATTGGCCGTGGCCCAGCAGGTTGGTTTATCTGAAACCGCTTTTGTGAGCAAATCGGATGTGGCGACGATTAAGCTAGAATTTTTTACCCCAACCCGCCAAATTGCCCATTGCGGCCATGCCACGATTGCCACATTTAGTTTATTACGTCAACTCAACCGCGTGCCAACTGGTCAGCTGGCCAAAGAAACGATCGATGGTCTGCGCGAGATTATTGTAGCGGATGATCAGGCATTTATGCAGCAGCTGGCCCCGCGCTATCAAGCATTTGCGCTCACTGAGCCAATTGCACAACAGGCTTTGCAGTCGCTCAACATCACCAGCGGCGATTTACTGAATGGCACTGTGCCAACCTTGGTCAATACTGGCAATAGCTTTTTGATTATTGGGCTGGCGAGTGAGCAAACGCTGGTGGAATTGCAAGCCGATTTTGCCCAGATTCAGCAAATCAGTGAGCAACTCGATTTGATTGGCTACTATGTCTTTACGCCTGCTACCAAGCAAACTGGGCGCTCGGCTGGCACGCGCATGTTCGCGCCACGCTATGGCATTCGTGAGGAAGCAGGCACAGGCATGGCGGCTGGCCCATTGGCTTGTTATTTGCACGATCAACTGGGTTTGCAGCAAACCAGCTTGTTAATCGAGCAAGGTTGGCTGATGCAACCAGCCTCGCCCAGTGTCATCGAGGTGCAACTCAAGGTGGTTGATGGGGCAATTCAGAGCTTGTTGGCTGGTGGTCGGGCTAAAGTGATGCAAACCTTGCAGGTTGAGGTATAG
- a CDS encoding SMI1/KNR4 family protein, with translation MAQTLTIQNLLQAIAHYTVQVDPDLLTDLQPGYSAEQIAEIIPFRLPAEILELYAWHNGTDIISHKNLFYYHHFLSVEDAYQIYQDLMQTNREIEFEAYEPFLFPLFDFEGEYYMVQMDENRDDYGSIWFCFHSSGQVYDSLSTMLAAIEECYAVGAYFIQEDEYIPDQPKVAAIKAKWNRCRWNSDGTTLSYRT, from the coding sequence ATGGCGCAAACATTGACCATTCAAAATTTGCTTCAAGCAATTGCCCACTACACTGTGCAAGTTGATCCTGACTTATTAACTGACTTACAGCCAGGTTATAGTGCGGAGCAGATTGCAGAAATCATTCCATTTAGGTTACCAGCAGAGATTCTCGAACTCTATGCGTGGCATAACGGAACTGATATTATTTCCCATAAAAATTTATTTTATTATCATCATTTTCTTTCAGTCGAAGATGCCTATCAAATCTATCAAGATCTGATGCAAACAAATCGGGAAATTGAATTTGAAGCCTATGAACCATTTCTATTTCCATTATTTGATTTTGAAGGTGAATATTATATGGTTCAAATGGATGAAAATCGCGATGACTATGGATCAATCTGGTTCTGTTTTCACAGTTCTGGACAAGTCTATGATTCATTAAGCACAATGTTGGCTGCAATCGAAGAATGTTATGCAGTAGGAGCTTATTTTATTCAAGAAGATGAATATATTCCTGATCAGCCTAAGGTTGCAGCAATTAAAGCCAAATGGAATCGTTGTCGCTGGAATTCTGATGGCACAACATTAAGCTATCGCACATAA
- a CDS encoding DNA-protecting protein DprA: MNINAQTHAILLLTTHLGKQTEVKPLTTSEWGRFAAWLRSQQLQPEQLLSHQLPQLLSEWSDPNISLERIQRLLDRAAALGFALEKWQRAGIWVIIRSDPRYPQQLKQRLKQLAPPALFGCGNAELLNAGGIAVIGSRHSTPAELEWTAELGTTLANHGAVVVSGGARGVDQAVMQAGLAANGQVVGILADSLLKTALAATYRQALQQHQLVLVSPFNPEAGFDVGNAMGRNKYIYCLADAAIVVNSTPNKGGTWHGALENLKAQWVPLWVKPNSAASSGNAALLKQGAQALVEPIADLRQLINQPVMLEAAPLSLFDLLPTEPNPAPVAVKPATIDQPGTINFYQLFLNYLEQTAKTPLTIEQIMQSLQLTKQQVSEWLKRAIEAGYIVKINKPVRYLWNNPIIQ; this comes from the coding sequence ATGAATATCAATGCCCAAACCCATGCAATTCTGTTGCTAACAACCCATTTAGGCAAGCAAACCGAGGTTAAGCCATTAACCACCAGCGAGTGGGGCCGCTTTGCAGCGTGGTTACGCAGCCAACAACTCCAGCCAGAACAGCTCTTAAGCCATCAATTACCACAGCTCTTGAGCGAATGGAGCGATCCAAACATCAGCCTTGAGCGAATTCAACGGCTGTTGGATCGTGCGGCAGCCCTCGGTTTTGCCCTAGAGAAATGGCAACGAGCGGGAATTTGGGTAATCATTCGCTCAGATCCGCGCTATCCTCAACAGTTAAAACAACGGCTCAAGCAGCTCGCGCCACCAGCGCTATTTGGCTGTGGCAATGCTGAACTCTTAAATGCTGGGGGCATTGCCGTGATTGGTTCGCGGCATAGCACTCCTGCCGAGCTTGAATGGACTGCCGAGCTTGGAACAACGCTCGCTAACCACGGCGCAGTTGTCGTTTCTGGGGGTGCACGCGGGGTTGATCAAGCGGTGATGCAGGCTGGATTGGCCGCAAATGGTCAAGTGGTTGGCATTTTAGCCGATAGTTTGTTGAAAACAGCATTAGCCGCAACCTATCGCCAAGCATTGCAACAGCACCAACTGGTTTTGGTCTCACCGTTTAATCCTGAGGCTGGCTTTGATGTGGGCAATGCGATGGGGCGTAACAAATATATCTATTGTTTGGCCGATGCGGCAATTGTGGTCAATAGCACCCCAAATAAAGGTGGCACTTGGCATGGCGCACTCGAAAACCTCAAAGCTCAATGGGTTCCGCTCTGGGTCAAGCCAAATTCTGCCGCCAGCAGTGGCAATGCCGCCTTGCTCAAACAAGGTGCGCAAGCCTTAGTCGAGCCAATCGCCGATTTGCGCCAACTGATCAATCAACCTGTGATGCTTGAAGCAGCTCCGCTAAGTTTATTTGATTTACTGCCTACTGAACCCAACCCAGCGCCTGTTGCAGTCAAACCAGCAACCATCGATCAACCAGGAACAATTAATTTCTATCAGCTATTTCTCAATTACCTTGAGCAAACAGCCAAAACTCCATTAACCATTGAACAAATAATGCAAAGCCTGCAACTAACCAAGCAACAGGTTAGCGAATGGCTCAAACGGGCGATTGAGGCTGGCTATATTGTAAAAATCAACAAGCCAGTCCGTTATCTTTGGAATAATCCTATAATTCAATAG
- a CDS encoding RecQ family ATP-dependent DNA helicase — MQITAELSYEVALEQLRQSLNNPHANFRDGQWSAIDRLINDNQQLLVVQRTGWGKSWVYFIAAQHIRQQRGKMTLIISPLLALIHNQIEAAQRFGLTAVSINSSNPEDWDRIKSSVRQNQVDVLLIAPERFANEAFMEEVLSPISQQIGLLVIDEAHCISDWGHDFRPDYRRIVQTLQGMPKNLPMLATTATANQRVIDDICQHLGNFAVERGPLMRESLSLQTIRLPDAASRLAWLAHYLPQLPGTGIIYTLTQADTEYVTTWLNRQDISACAYHAGLDAETRASFEKRLAHNQIKVLVATSALGMGYDKPDLGFVIHYQAPSSIIAYYQQVGRAGRAIEQAYGILLAGEEDAAIHEYFRREAFPSQATIAAVLHEINQHDGAKLNQILQKINVRRGKLEHALKFLSVEANPPVIYNQKKWHPTINASNYQLDQAKIERLNQRRIQEWQAIQTYVDTPKCLMRHLAEALDDAQSNDCGRCANCRGRLLSNEPAPNLINQAARFLKHSEQILEPRKIAAPNIPSIYRQLASLPEHLRAEPGRVLARWGHAGWGAMVSHDKKQGRFRDDLVDALVEMIQQRWQPQPFPTWVTSIPSTRNPRLVEDFAQRVAQQLGLPWLAAVVKIHNNEPQKSQHNAFHQQMNVLNAFKIVESKAEPVLLIDDIVDSRWTLTIVAKLLKEAGATAVYPCALASTASDDEE, encoded by the coding sequence ATGCAAATTACTGCGGAGTTAAGCTACGAGGTAGCGCTTGAGCAACTACGGCAATCATTAAATAACCCTCATGCCAACTTTCGTGATGGGCAATGGTCGGCGATCGATCGGCTGATTAATGACAATCAACAACTGCTGGTGGTTCAGCGCACAGGCTGGGGTAAAAGTTGGGTTTATTTTATCGCAGCCCAACATATCCGCCAGCAACGTGGCAAAATGACCCTGATTATTTCACCCTTGTTAGCATTAATTCACAATCAAATCGAAGCCGCCCAACGCTTTGGCTTAACTGCCGTCAGTATTAATTCAAGCAATCCCGAAGATTGGGACCGCATAAAGAGCAGTGTGCGCCAAAATCAAGTTGATGTATTGTTGATTGCCCCTGAGCGCTTTGCCAATGAAGCCTTTATGGAAGAGGTGTTATCGCCAATCAGCCAGCAAATTGGCTTGTTGGTGATTGATGAGGCTCATTGTATTTCCGATTGGGGCCATGATTTTCGCCCCGACTATCGCCGAATCGTTCAAACACTCCAAGGAATGCCAAAAAATTTGCCGATGTTAGCCACAACTGCTACTGCCAACCAGCGCGTGATTGATGATATTTGCCAACATTTGGGGAATTTTGCGGTTGAACGTGGCCCTTTAATGCGTGAAAGCCTGAGTTTGCAAACAATTCGCTTGCCTGATGCTGCGAGCCGTTTGGCATGGTTGGCGCACTATTTGCCTCAATTACCAGGCACAGGCATTATCTATACCCTAACTCAGGCCGATACAGAATACGTGACTACGTGGCTTAACCGGCAGGATATTAGTGCTTGTGCTTATCATGCGGGTTTGGATGCGGAGACTCGCGCCAGTTTTGAAAAACGTTTAGCCCACAATCAAATCAAAGTTTTGGTGGCAACCAGTGCCTTGGGAATGGGCTACGATAAGCCAGATTTGGGATTCGTGATTCATTATCAAGCGCCCAGCTCGATTATTGCCTACTATCAGCAGGTTGGGCGGGCTGGCCGCGCCATTGAACAAGCCTATGGCATTTTGTTGGCTGGCGAAGAAGATGCAGCAATTCATGAGTATTTTCGGCGTGAAGCTTTTCCGAGCCAAGCCACAATTGCAGCAGTTTTGCACGAGATCAATCAGCATGATGGGGCAAAACTGAATCAGATTCTGCAAAAAATTAATGTGCGTCGAGGCAAACTGGAGCATGCCCTAAAATTTTTGTCGGTGGAAGCCAATCCACCAGTCATCTACAATCAAAAAAAATGGCATCCAACCATCAACGCCAGCAACTATCAGCTTGATCAGGCCAAAATCGAGCGCCTGAATCAGCGGCGCATCCAAGAATGGCAAGCAATTCAAACTTATGTTGATACGCCAAAATGCTTGATGCGCCATTTAGCTGAAGCCCTTGATGACGCGCAAAGTAATGATTGTGGGCGCTGTGCCAATTGTCGTGGCCGATTATTGAGCAATGAGCCAGCACCCAATTTAATCAACCAAGCAGCGCGATTTCTCAAGCACTCGGAACAAATATTAGAACCAAGAAAAATTGCTGCTCCCAATATTCCAAGTATTTACCGCCAACTGGCTAGTCTCCCCGAACATTTGCGAGCAGAACCAGGTCGGGTTTTAGCTCGCTGGGGTCATGCTGGTTGGGGCGCAATGGTTAGCCACGATAAAAAGCAGGGGCGGTTTCGCGATGATTTAGTCGATGCTCTCGTGGAAATGATTCAACAGCGCTGGCAACCACAACCATTTCCAACATGGGTTACTTCCATCCCTTCGACCAGAAATCCCCGTTTAGTTGAAGATTTTGCCCAACGAGTAGCCCAACAACTGGGCTTACCATGGCTTGCAGCGGTTGTCAAAATCCATAATAATGAGCCGCAGAAATCCCAGCATAATGCTTTTCATCAACAAATGAATGTGCTTAATGCCTTCAAGATTGTAGAATCGAAGGCTGAGCCAGTGTTATTAATTGATGATATTGTTGATTCACGCTGGACGTTAACCATCGTTGCCAAATTATTAAAAGAAGCTGGAGCCACAGCGGTTTATCCCTGTGCCTTAGCCTCGACAGCAAGTGATGACGAAGAATGA
- a CDS encoding tetratricopeptide repeat protein, producing MHHLPQYSTRLIGRNRVVSALVALFQEQAHRLVSLIGASGTGKTRLGLEATETIRDSFTDGCYFINLAPVDDAVFVLPTIAHTLGVHETANQSLLDSVVNFLRGKRVLLILDNFEQVKRAADELKLLIERTDQAQFMVTSQVALGLADEYEFSVPPLEVPEQSNLPANQLLEYSAIALFVDRMQAIQPRFVLTDTQAKAVVEICRLLHGLPLAIELIAAHSSALSPTDLLLLVRNYLALGRGTTIAKPARHHVLYPVLDWCFSRLSAPQQTLFSRLGAFIGGCSNDAVMALYQTVGEFATAVDPGITSLKQKHLLLEETMPGQQSRYIMLDAVREYAHQRLRKRKEAHQIDLYHAQYYRDLSITAKAELGGPKHEYWTNRLLSEIHNIRSAIQWALSHNEANLALQLSSNLVMFWVRQGYLTEGRRWITAALEHQAKADPIIVRPALGAAAGMAWSQSCYQEAKQYLEAALAIESTNQAETARLLNTMGLVLYEQGLHQPASDYFAQALAIYRTLDDQTMLGITLNNLGLVEIDRGNLAAARQIYAEVLALFRPANNPFNLTMPLSNLALIEILEYRYAEAEPLLEEGLALCRDNRDYNGLGYFLTNLAACLGGQGRFERARDCLVEALILRKNAQAKIGMLVGAKTASEILLKAGLAEAAALAWGYASALFSELQLTPLWYDERQQTMLETELSTMLGNERLASLKQTGASQTIDEIISLMQTAKF from the coding sequence ATGCATCATCTTCCCCAGTATTCGACCCGCTTAATTGGCCGCAACCGTGTGGTTTCCGCCTTAGTTGCTCTATTTCAAGAGCAAGCGCATCGGCTTGTGAGCTTGATCGGCGCGAGTGGCACTGGCAAAACCCGGCTGGGGCTTGAAGCAACCGAAACTATCCGCGATAGTTTTACTGATGGTTGCTATTTTATCAATTTAGCGCCAGTTGATGATGCGGTCTTTGTGCTGCCAACCATCGCCCATACCTTGGGCGTGCATGAAACAGCCAATCAATCGTTGCTCGATAGCGTGGTAAATTTTCTGCGCGGCAAGCGAGTATTGTTGATCCTCGATAATTTCGAGCAGGTCAAACGGGCTGCTGATGAGCTTAAATTGCTGATCGAACGCACCGATCAGGCTCAATTTATGGTGACGAGCCAAGTTGCGTTGGGCTTGGCTGATGAATATGAGTTTAGTGTGCCACCGCTCGAAGTGCCCGAGCAGTCCAATCTGCCAGCCAATCAATTATTAGAATATTCAGCGATTGCCTTGTTTGTTGATCGCATGCAGGCGATTCAGCCGCGCTTTGTGTTGACCGACACCCAAGCCAAGGCTGTGGTCGAAATTTGTCGGTTGTTGCATGGCTTGCCCTTGGCGATTGAATTAATTGCTGCCCATAGTTCGGCGCTCTCGCCGACCGATTTGCTGTTGCTCGTGCGCAATTATTTGGCACTTGGCCGAGGCACAACAATTGCCAAACCTGCCCGCCATCATGTGCTCTACCCTGTGCTCGATTGGTGCTTTAGCCGTTTGTCAGCGCCGCAACAAACCTTATTTAGCCGCTTGGGCGCGTTTATTGGCGGTTGCTCCAACGATGCAGTGATGGCGCTCTATCAAACAGTTGGCGAATTCGCGACCGCTGTTGATCCAGGTATTACCAGTTTGAAGCAAAAACATTTGCTCTTGGAAGAAACCATGCCTGGTCAGCAATCACGCTACATTATGCTCGATGCTGTGCGTGAATATGCTCACCAGCGTTTGCGCAAACGCAAAGAAGCCCATCAAATTGATCTGTATCATGCCCAGTATTACCGTGATTTGAGCATAACTGCCAAAGCTGAGTTGGGCGGCCCCAAGCATGAATACTGGACAAATCGACTGCTCAGCGAAATTCACAATATTCGTTCAGCGATTCAATGGGCTTTGAGTCATAACGAAGCCAATTTGGCCTTGCAATTAAGCAGCAATTTGGTGATGTTTTGGGTACGTCAAGGCTATCTCACCGAAGGTCGCCGCTGGATCACCGCCGCGTTAGAACACCAAGCCAAGGCCGACCCCATAATTGTGCGGCCAGCGTTGGGTGCAGCCGCAGGCATGGCTTGGTCGCAAAGCTGCTATCAAGAAGCCAAACAATACCTTGAGGCAGCCTTAGCGATTGAATCAACCAACCAAGCCGAAACTGCGCGGCTACTCAATACGATGGGCTTAGTGCTCTATGAACAAGGCTTGCATCAACCAGCCAGCGACTATTTCGCGCAAGCCTTGGCAATCTATCGCACCCTCGATGATCAGACGATGCTGGGGATTACGCTCAACAATTTGGGTTTGGTTGAGATTGATCGTGGCAACTTGGCGGCAGCACGTCAAATTTATGCTGAAGTTTTAGCCTTATTCCGCCCAGCCAATAATCCCTTTAATTTGACCATGCCACTGAGCAACTTGGCCTTGATTGAAATTCTCGAATATCGTTATGCCGAGGCCGAACCCTTGCTAGAAGAGGGCTTAGCGCTTTGTCGTGATAATCGCGATTACAATGGCTTGGGCTATTTTCTGACCAATTTAGCTGCTTGTTTGGGCGGCCAAGGTCGTTTTGAGCGAGCGCGGGATTGCTTGGTTGAAGCGTTGATTTTACGCAAAAATGCCCAAGCCAAAATTGGCATGTTGGTTGGAGCCAAAACCGCTAGCGAAATCTTGCTCAAGGCTGGCTTGGCTGAAGCAGCGGCGCTGGCATGGGGCTATGCTAGCGCCTTGTTCAGCGAACTGCAATTAACCCCACTTTGGTACGATGAGCGTCAACAAACAATGCTCGAAACAGAATTAAGCACGATGCTTGGTAACGAACGCTTGGCAAGCCTCAAACAAACCGGTGCAAGCCAAACCATCGACGAAATTATTAGCCTGATGCAAACAGCGAAGTTCTAA
- a CDS encoding trypsin-like peptidase domain-containing protein — translation MKQRSMRILIPAFLIPLGLCIVASLLIWIFAPDGESSNSDSSLSVEATPVPVSALSEAPSNDLSDEQARIDLYKRVGPAVVSIDTEVVGEGSDDLTGEALGSGFLVDDQGHIATNNHVIEGATRIFVTFADGRQVPATLRGADEDNDIAVIKVDAATVSEIAPMVFGNSREVQVGQDTIAIGNPFGLQNTMTLGIVSAVEGRSLPGRTLANGGQFRISRIIQTDAAINPGNSGGPLLNSKGEVIGINTAIRVSDPTAAPAFAGVGYAVPANTVKIIVDDLIKTGKHDSAYLGVSMLTISAQLAQELKLPVSQGALVTNVVVDGPADQAGIRLGTKSIQVEGSALIIDSDIVTAFNGESIRSSDDLIAHINDSRVGDKVTLTIIRGDEEQTIEVTLGARP, via the coding sequence ATGAAGCAACGCAGCATGCGTATTTTGATTCCAGCATTTCTTATTCCACTAGGCCTTTGTATTGTGGCAAGCCTGTTGATTTGGATCTTTGCTCCAGATGGAGAAAGCTCAAATAGTGATTCGAGTCTTTCAGTTGAAGCAACGCCAGTTCCGGTTAGTGCCTTGAGCGAAGCCCCAAGCAATGATTTGAGCGACGAACAAGCGCGGATCGATTTGTATAAGCGGGTTGGCCCAGCAGTTGTCAGCATCGATACCGAAGTTGTCGGTGAGGGCAGCGACGATCTAACTGGCGAGGCACTTGGCTCGGGCTTTTTGGTTGACGATCAAGGCCATATTGCTACCAACAACCATGTAATCGAAGGCGCAACCCGCATTTTCGTCACCTTTGCTGATGGCCGACAAGTGCCAGCTACTCTGCGCGGAGCCGACGAAGATAACGATATTGCGGTGATTAAGGTTGATGCCGCGACCGTGAGCGAGATTGCGCCGATGGTGTTTGGCAACTCACGCGAAGTCCAAGTTGGTCAAGATACGATTGCAATTGGCAATCCGTTTGGCTTGCAAAATACCATGACTTTGGGGATTGTGAGCGCGGTCGAAGGGCGTTCGTTGCCAGGTCGTACCCTTGCTAATGGTGGTCAATTCCGCATCAGCCGAATTATTCAGACCGATGCGGCGATCAATCCAGGCAATAGCGGTGGGCCATTGCTTAACAGTAAAGGCGAAGTGATTGGGATCAACACCGCGATTCGGGTGAGTGATCCAACCGCTGCGCCAGCCTTTGCTGGAGTTGGCTATGCCGTGCCTGCTAACACAGTCAAAATTATTGTTGATGATCTGATTAAAACTGGCAAGCACGATTCGGCTTACCTTGGCGTGAGCATGTTGACGATCAGCGCCCAATTGGCGCAAGAATTGAAATTACCAGTCAGCCAAGGCGCGTTGGTCACCAATGTAGTCGTCGATGGCCCCGCCGATCAAGCTGGAATTCGCTTGGGTACAAAAAGCATTCAAGTTGAAGGTTCTGCATTAATTATTGATAGCGACATTGTGACGGCCTTCAACGGCGAAAGCATTCGTTCAAGCGACGATCTGATTGCCCATATCAACGATTCGCGGGTTGGCGATAAGGTCACTTTGACGATCATTCGGGGGGATGAAGAGCAAACGATCGAGGTAACGTTGGGGGCACGCCCTTAA